The genomic stretch CATAATCGCGAGAATTACCCCGGCGGCCAGCATGCCGATGCCAAAATTTGGACCGCTGAAAAACCCCGTCCAGCCGAGGGTCTTGGCGAGCACCGGATTTACGTGCTCCCGCAGAATTGGAACCAGGACGAAGATAGCCCACAGTCCATAGACCACGCTGGGAATCGCGGCCAGCAGCTCAGTGATAAATGCGAGCGGCGCGCGCAGGAACCGTGGACACATCTCGGTGAGAAAGATTGCCAGACCGATCGCCAGAGGTACGGCCAGCAGGAGCGCTACAAACGAGGAAACCAGCGTCCCATAAACAAACGGTAAAGCCCCGAAGTCACCGCTTACGGGGTCCCATGCCTGGCGGATAAAAAATGCCATCCCGAACTTGGTGATCGATAACTTGGATCGCATTACCAGTTCGACGGCAATCAAAGCGACGATCCCAAAAATGCTGCAGGCACATAGCAGCATGAGCCAGCGAAATGAGCCGTCCGCGAAAGCCGAATTCCCGCGGCCGAGCAAAAATTTCCTCACTGCAGATGGCGATGGCCGCGAGTCCGACGATGACGCGGTCAGGTCCGCTCGGTGAGGTGTTTCCGGTTGACCGGCCACAGGAACTTCCTGAAATCTAATTTTCACCACTATCAAAGCTACCTGTTTCAGGTAAACAGGAGGTTAAACGCACTGAGAAATCAGCCAATTGGAGGCACAATCGAACTTCGAGCAGGCTCGCCTGATCCTACAACAAAATACGGGGCATCCGCACGGGCGGATGCCCCGTAACCAGTTCTCAGCGTTTTTACTGCAGTCCGTTGATGGTTCCGCGAACCTTGTCCGCGACAGACTTGGGAAGCGGTGCATAGTAAAGGCCAGCTGCTTCCGACTGCCCATGATCGAGCATCCACTGCAGGAAGTCCTTGATTACCTTACCCTTAGCTGCATCCTGGGCCTTGACCGGAATCAAGAGCCAGGTGAAGCTTGAGATGGGATAAGCTTCCTTGCCAGGAGCATTGGTGATCGATACACGATAGTCTGCCGGCATCGTCTTGACGCTGGCCGCAGCCTCGGTCACGCCAGCAATGCTGCCGCTGACCCAGTTCCCAGCCGCATTGCGAATCGCGCCATAAGGAATCTTGTTCTGCAGCGCATAGATGAGCTCAACATAGCCCACCGCACCTGGCATCTGCCGAACCATACCGGCGATCGCCTCGTTCCCCTTGCCGCCGATACCCTTCGGCCAGTTCACAGCGGTGCCTTTACCCGGGCCGCTCTTCCAGTCGTTGCTCACCTTGGAGAGGTAATCCGTGAAGATATACGTCGTGCCGCTGCCGTCCGAACGGTGAACCACAAAGATTTCCTGGTTCGGCAGCTTCACTCCAGGATTATCCTTCGCAATCCGAGAGTCGTTCCAGTTGGTGATCTTTCCCAGGTAGATCTCCGCCAGAACATCAGGAGCAAACTTCAACCCCTGTCCAACACCGGGCAGGTTGTAGATGGGAACAACGGCACCCAGCACGGTTGGGATATGGAGCAGCTTCACTTTGGACTCAGCCAACTGAGCATCGGACATTGGGCCGTCACTGGCGCCAAAGTCGACAGTGCCCACGGTAACCTGGCGGATACCGCCGCCGCTGCCGATGGACTGATAGTTGATCTGGACGCCCTGATGCGACGCGCTGTATTCGCTAAACCATTTAGAATAAATCGGATATGGGAACGTAGCCCCGGCTCCGTTAATCTTTTGCGCAAAACTGGAAGTCGCTGCAAACACTGTAAGTGCCGCAACAAGAAAAAATTTCTTGCTCACTGATTCCCCCCTATAGGAAGTCATATTCATTCTTGGATCGAATTGTTAACAGCGATTTACATTCACGTGAAAAAGCAAGGAAAAGCCTTACCTTGTTGCCGCCAAGATAAAGAAAATAAACCTACTTCTCCCCTTCCATCTCCACGCCTGGCTGTGTGGAGCGCGGTGTTGCGAGTGGCAGGGTGAAGATGAAAGTCGCGCCCGAACCCAGTTCACTCTCGACCCAGATGGTCCCCCCATGCGCCAGAACAATATGCTTGGAGATCGCCAACCCAAGTCCGGTCCCTCCCGACTCTCGCGATCGCGCTTTATCCACCCGGTAAAAGCGCTCAAAGATACGATTGAGATGCTCGGAAGCGATTCCAGGGCCAAAGTCCTGCACTAGAAACTCCACAACATCTTCCCGCAGGCGCGCTCCGACGACAACACGGCCGCCCGACTTGCCATACTTCATCGCGTTCTCAATCAGATTGCCGAAAACCTGATTCAGGGCATCCGCATCTGCCAGCACCAGGGCTTCTGTACTTTCCCCCTCCACCATCATCACTTCGGAATCGATCACCATCCCGGCCAGTGATTCAATGGCATCCTCCACCAGCGCTGACGCCTTCACCGGAAGCGGGCGAACCTTGTAGTCGCCCGACTCCACGCTGGCAAGCGCCAGCAGGTCCTCGGTAAGGCGATTCATCCGCGTTGCATTCTTCAGGATGATGGTCATAAACTCGCGCGCCTGGTCTTCGCGGATCCTGGGCTCCTCGAGCAGCGTCTCCACATAGCCGGAAATCGAGGTCAGCGGGGTCCGCAACTCATGGGAAACATTGGCGATAAAATCCCGGCGGGTCTTCTCGGCGCGTTCAATTTCGGTCACATCGTGCAACACGGCAACGGCACCGCCGCCCGGTGTGGGTGCAGCGCTGATCTCGAAGATCCTGCCTGGGGCAACGGAGGTGGCGCGTCCCCTCGTGACCGCCCGATTGCGCAGAGCGCCTTCCACGCAGATAAGCACTTCGGGGTCGCGAATGGTGTGCACCAGGGATTCTCCCTCCCTGACCGCGTGGGGAGCGATACGCCGCATTACGGCATTCGACCAGCTCACCTGCCCCTGAAATGTAACGGCGATAACCGCCTCCTGCATGCTGTCCATCAGGGCGGTCAGCTCCCTGCGGCTGCTTTGCAGGTCGTTGAAGCTCTTCTCCAGGCGCGCCGCGGTTGCATCCAGCGCATGCGCTACCTCGGAAATCTCATCGAGGCTGCCCTCTTCTACGCGCGCCGTCAGGTCCCCAGAGTCAATGCGATGTGCAAAGGTAACAATTCGCCGAAGCCTGTGCGAGATACGCTGCGCCAGCAGTGCGGAAAGCAGTATGGCGAAGGCAAGGGATAGCAGGGAGGCCAGCAGGATATCGCGACGCAACACTCCCAGGACGCTATAAACCTCGCCCAGAGAATACGCAAGATCCACGATCCGATCGCCGTCTGCCCCAGACCTGCCGCTATCCCTGCCACGATCCAGGACAGCAACGTACAGCATTCCATCGCGTTCCGACCGGCCCGTCTGCCGCTTGCGTTCGATTACGTCTCGGATTTCCGCCGATGTGACGCTGACCTGCGCCGGGCTCGACTCCCGGGATGGCACCGACTGGGCCAGCAGATGCCCCTGACCATCGAGCAGGGTGACTGCCGCGCCGGCGACTCCGGCCTGCTGGCGAACCCTTTCCTCCAGGCTGGCGGATGGATCTTCCGCGCGAAGCTCGCTGGCGACAAGCCTCGCCTTAGTGACCAGCGAACGCTCAGCCTGCTCGTGGAGCGAATGCTCCACAATGCGGCGCAGAGAGAAATCGAGAATAGCCGTCCCCAGCAAGAGAACGAGGACGAACAGAAATAGCAGCTTGGTAAAGACCCTTCCACTCACGACGGTGTTCCCCGCCCATCCCGGAGCCTGCGATCAGGCCCTCATGTACCGCATGATCCAACCTGGAGCGTTTTCACAGACAGTGTAAGCCTGCGACCGCCCGAAGCACCTGCGTTTTCTGCAAGCAGCGGCGCACGATCGGCGGATGCCGCCACGCTGCCACCCTCAAAAACGCCGATCAAGCGAGGCGAGGAACCTCGAAGCGATATCCGGCACCGCGAACCGTCTTCAGATATCTCGGATTTTCCGGATCTGTCTCAATCTTTTCGCGAATGCGGCGGACGTATACATCCACCGACCGCGGCGTGACAAAGCGGGCATCTCCCCATACCGCATCCAGCAGGTGATCGCGGCTGAAGACGCGTCCGGGATGCCTGGCGAGGTAGTCCAGAAGGCGGAACTCCGTGGCCGTCGTCGTCGTCAGTTCTCCGCGAACCCGCAGTTGCATGGCGCTCGCATCGATATTCACATCCTCAAAGCTGATGACAGAAGGAGATGTGGGACGCTCGAAGCGCCGCAGCACAGCTTTAACCCTGGCAACCAGTTCGCGGGTGGCAAAGGGTTTGGTGATGTAGTCGTCCGCACCCAGCTCCAGGCCCAGCACTCGGTCATTCTCTCCTGCACGGGCAGTAAGAAAGATAATCGGAACGGTGCTCAACGCAGCATGGCTTCGCAGACGGCGGCAAACATCCAGCCCATCTCCGCCGGGCACCATGATATCCAGCAGAAAGAGCGCCGGGGGCTGCCGTTCGGCATCCGCAACGACGTTGGCGGGGGTTCCATAGACGCGAACCGTGAATCCGGCGGCCTCAAGATGGTGCTGTACGAGACGGGAGATGTCCGTATCATCCTCAAGAACGAAAACAGTCTGGCTCAACCCTGGCCCCTCATTCCTCGCAATTTTTTTGTTTCAGAGTGTACAGCAACAAGTTACAGGTTATGCGAGGATGCCAACAGCGTACCGCATCCCGGCGAAGGAATTGCAAACGTTTCATGAATACTACCGGGAGGGGAGCGCTTCGGCTACCGCTGGCCACCGCCTCCACCCGGCTCCTCCATTAAGATCGAGCCAGCTGGATTTGCGGCCACCGGACGGGGCCTGAAGGACAGGATCGTGATGACTCTGCTTGCTTTATTGATTGGAGTGCTGGTGGGAGCCTTCTCCGGCGTGGTCGGACTTGGCGGCGGCATTCTTATGGTTCCCGCGCTGGTCTACTTCTTCCACATGAGCCAGCACCGCGCCCAGGGCACTTCCCTCGCAGCCATGCTGGCGCCGGTCGGCATCCTCGCCTTCCTGGAATACTACAAAACCGGCAATGCGGACCTGAAAACCGGCCTGTTGCTGGCCGCAGGCTTTACCGTAGGCGCCTACTTTGGAGGAGCGAGCGCACAGCATATTCCGGAGCTGATGCTGCGCCGCATCTTTGCTGCCACGCTCATCGCCGTGGGGATCCGAATGCTCTTCACCAAAACAATCGGCTAAATGGAATGATGACAGACACCTCTATATGGATTGCACGGGGAGAAGCGTCAGGTCGTCGACCAATCCAACTTCTTTTTGGACAAATGGCTCCGCATACCGCACACCGCCCAGCAGCCCGTAGTGTCGCGCCTCGGAGAAGGTTCGTTCGCGAATTTCCTCCTCCGGCACAAATAACCCGCCGCCCTGAGACTGATTCGCATACTGCGAGCGATAGGCCAAAAGGGAGGCGAAGCGCTGCTCGATAAAGTCCGTGATATCGACTACGAAGCTGGGGCGGACATCCGCGTAGAGGCTGGCATACACAATCTTGAAAGGTCGATGCGGCGCAGTGCCGGTATCGATTTTCGCCAGGCCGGAGAGGAAGCAGGCTTCATAACCAAGCGTCGAGGTGGTGTAGTGGTCCGGATGGCGGCCCTGCCCGATGGGAAGGATCACAACCCGCGGCCGAAGCCTGCGCAAAACCCGCGCCACCTTCAGTTTATTTTCAAAATTATTTTCTACGCGACAATCGGGCAGGTCCAGGGCCTCACGCCAGCCGACATTCAGGATGCGCGCCGCTTCCTGCGCTTCCGCTCCGCGCTCCGCCGCCGTGCCGCGTGTGCCTGCTTCTCCCTGCGTCAGGTCAAGAATCGCAGTACGGAGTCCCAGAGACGCCATGCGCAGCAGCGTGCCGCCGCAGGTCTGCTCCACATCGTCGCGGTGTGCGGCAATGGCGAGAACATCGGCGGAAAAATCTTCAGTCATGGAGAAGAAAACCGCTGGATTGCAGGGATTCGGGCGCGGGTTGCCATCCGCGCCCGACGCTACTAATACGTCGTGTTATTGCCGTTGCTGCCGGCGTCCATGTAGGCCACATCGTAGACCGTGCCCGTAACCGTCACCTGAGAGTTATCCAGTTCATGGCCATCGACCGTCGAGTAGATGTGAATCTGCCCGCCCTCGGCGACGTAAAGCTTGTGCAGCAAAGTCACTGCCGCCAACCCGGTCAGGTCGCCCTTGAAGGAATCAAACTGCACGGTCTTCGCCACGGTATCGAACTTCACCAGGCAGCCCTTGGCCTTGTCCGCCGAGGTCGAGGCGCTGCCGAGATAGCGTTCGCCCTCCTGGCAAAGCGTGGAACCGATCCATAGCGTATTGTCGTCCGCCAGAATCATTTTGCTATGCGTGCCGTCGGCAATTCCGTATTGTCCGGTGACCTTCTGCCCTGCGGCATCCAGCACCGTGAGATTGCCGGAGAAGAGCCCATCCGGCTGCAACTGCTGTCCGGCGAGATACAACGTGTTGCCGTCCGCCAGGGCGTTCGTCGCTCCACCGGGTATCAGAACGGTGCCCGTCAAATCCAGGCCGGAACCGGGCGGTATGGGTCCCTTGCCGCTATCGACGATCACGCCCGCAGTGGGCAGGTAGCTGACGCTGGACTGGCTGCCACCGCACTCCGGTCCACAGTTGAGGACGTAGGCTGTGCTGCCATCGGGAGAAAAGACAGCCTTTGTCGGGCGATCAAATTGAATCGGAGCGCCTGCCTTATTCACCACCGGAACGACGCAATAGATCGGCAGATTCTGCGGTTCGCAGTCCACCGCGTTGGATGGGCCCGGCTCATTCGCCTGCAGGTGAACCACGCTGTAGACCGTATTGCTGTTTTGCACAAAAGCCAGGACCGTAGTGCCCGCCGGATTTACCGAAATACGGAAGATACCGGGCAGATTGAGGTAATAGCTCCTGGAGCCTACGCGATCGAGAACGGTAAGCACATGAGACTGCTGATTGGCCGCATAGACAAACTTCAGGTCCTGCGTAATGAAGATGCTGGACGATGGTCCGGACAGCCCAGGCAAGCCGGACTGCGCAGCCTCGGTCGAATAATCCGCGAGCACGAGGCTTCCATCGCCGGAGTTGTAGATCGCGCCGGTCTGGTGCTCCGGTATGTTCTGAATGGTGGCAGGTTGCGCGCCGCCAAACCCGCTGATGGAGAACTGCGGAATCTTGTCGTCGTAGCTGTGGCGGATGTCATAGTAGGCATCTACAAACATCAGCTCACCTTTATTGAAGGCGCCAGGATTCTGGATCGCGACCAGCACGCGATTCTTCAGCCTGCTGGGAGGCAACGTGCGCCCGGCAAAATAGTAGTTGTTACCGCAGCCGGTTATGAGAAAAACAGCACAGCACAGCGCTGCACAGAGCCAGACAAGGAGTCCACTTCTCTTATTCAAACCTTTAGACCTCACCCACTAGGGGACAAACCGAGAAAACTAAGTATAACAAAGCGAAGGGATCGTCTTCGCTGCCGACAGCCAGTGGCGGCGAAGCCCTCCACGATGTTGCAGCAGGCTCCGCAGACGTGGCTATTCCAGAAGAGGCGAGGGCCGTCATTTTAAGGAGTTACGGACCGGACACGCCTGCACGCCGCGGGATAACCCTTGGGAATGTCTGCGCACCGCGCTCGCCATTTCGGAGCCAAGGTTTCCTCGCAAGGCCGCTCGCTGTAAATTGGATCACAGGCCCACCCAGGGAAAGCGACCTCATGACGAATCGACTGAAGGACATATTCGAAAGCCGCACGGTTCTGTGCGATGGTGCCATGGGCACCGCTCTGTACTCCCGCGGCATCTTCATCAATCGCTGCTTTGATGAGCTGAACCTGTCGGACCCGGAACTGGTACGCACCATCCACGACGAGTATCTGCAGGCTGGCGCGGAGATTATTGAGACCAACACGTTTGGTGCAAACTCCTTCCGGCTGCAGCGCTATGGATTGCAGGATCGCGTCTTTGAGATCAATAAGGCGGGCGCGATGCTGGCTCGCAAGGCTGTCGCACAGATCGAGGACAAGCAAGCCGCGCGAGCTTTTATTGCAGGTTCTATCGGGCCGCTGGGCCAGGTGCTCGAACCCCTCGGGAAGGTGGGACTGGACGAGGCTCGTGCTGCGTTTGCCGAACAGATTCGAGGATTGG from Acidisarcina sp. encodes the following:
- the pstC gene encoding phosphate ABC transporter permease subunit PstC, whose amino-acid sequence is MLLCACSIFGIVALIAVELVMRSKLSITKFGMAFFIRQAWDPVSGDFGALPFVYGTLVSSFVALLLAVPLAIGLAIFLTEMCPRFLRAPLAFITELLAAIPSVVYGLWAIFVLVPILREHVNPVLAKTLGWTGFFSGPNFGIGMLAAGVILAIMILPIISSLTREVMTAVPQSQREAALALGATRWEMIRMSVLRNARIGIVGSIILGLGRALGETMAVTMVIGNRPDIAKSLFAPAYSMAAVIASEFTEATDDLYLSALMEIGLALFIVTIIVNALARLLVWAVTRGAPARVS
- the pstS gene encoding phosphate ABC transporter substrate-binding protein PstS, which produces MSKKFFLVAALTVFAATSSFAQKINGAGATFPYPIYSKWFSEYSASHQGVQINYQSIGSGGGIRQVTVGTVDFGASDGPMSDAQLAESKVKLLHIPTVLGAVVPIYNLPGVGQGLKFAPDVLAEIYLGKITNWNDSRIAKDNPGVKLPNQEIFVVHRSDGSGTTYIFTDYLSKVSNDWKSGPGKGTAVNWPKGIGGKGNEAIAGMVRQMPGAVGYVELIYALQNKIPYGAIRNAAGNWVSGSIAGVTEAAASVKTMPADYRVSITNAPGKEAYPISSFTWLLIPVKAQDAAKGKVIKDFLQWMLDHGQSEAAGLYYAPLPKSVADKVRGTINGLQ
- a CDS encoding ATP-binding protein, encoding MSGRVFTKLLFLFVLVLLLGTAILDFSLRRIVEHSLHEQAERSLVTKARLVASELRAEDPSASLEERVRQQAGVAGAAVTLLDGQGHLLAQSVPSRESSPAQVSVTSAEIRDVIERKRQTGRSERDGMLYVAVLDRGRDSGRSGADGDRIVDLAYSLGEVYSVLGVLRRDILLASLLSLAFAILLSALLAQRISHRLRRIVTFAHRIDSGDLTARVEEGSLDEISEVAHALDATAARLEKSFNDLQSSRRELTALMDSMQEAVIAVTFQGQVSWSNAVMRRIAPHAVREGESLVHTIRDPEVLICVEGALRNRAVTRGRATSVAPGRIFEISAAPTPGGGAVAVLHDVTEIERAEKTRRDFIANVSHELRTPLTSISGYVETLLEEPRIREDQAREFMTIILKNATRMNRLTEDLLALASVESGDYKVRPLPVKASALVEDAIESLAGMVIDSEVMMVEGESTEALVLADADALNQVFGNLIENAMKYGKSGGRVVVGARLREDVVEFLVQDFGPGIASEHLNRIFERFYRVDKARSRESGGTGLGLAISKHIVLAHGGTIWVESELGSGATFIFTLPLATPRSTQPGVEMEGEK
- a CDS encoding response regulator transcription factor: MSQTVFVLEDDTDISRLVQHHLEAAGFTVRVYGTPANVVADAERQPPALFLLDIMVPGGDGLDVCRRLRSHAALSTVPIIFLTARAGENDRVLGLELGADDYITKPFATRELVARVKAVLRRFERPTSPSVISFEDVNIDASAMQLRVRGELTTTTATEFRLLDYLARHPGRVFSRDHLLDAVWGDARFVTPRSVDVYVRRIREKIETDPENPRYLKTVRGAGYRFEVPRLA
- a CDS encoding sulfite exporter TauE/SafE family protein; translated protein: MTLLALLIGVLVGAFSGVVGLGGGILMVPALVYFFHMSQHRAQGTSLAAMLAPVGILAFLEYYKTGNADLKTGLLLAAGFTVGAYFGGASAQHIPELMLRRIFAATLIAVGIRMLFTKTIG
- the bshB1 gene encoding bacillithiol biosynthesis deacetylase BshB1 codes for the protein MTEDFSADVLAIAAHRDDVEQTCGGTLLRMASLGLRTAILDLTQGEAGTRGTAAERGAEAQEAARILNVGWREALDLPDCRVENNFENKLKVARVLRRLRPRVVILPIGQGRHPDHYTTSTLGYEACFLSGLAKIDTGTAPHRPFKIVYASLYADVRPSFVVDITDFIEQRFASLLAYRSQYANQSQGGGLFVPEEEIRERTFSEARHYGLLGGVRYAEPFVQKEVGLVDDLTLLPVQSI